The Osmia lignaria lignaria isolate PbOS001 chromosome 14, iyOsmLign1, whole genome shotgun sequence genome has a window encoding:
- the LOC117609147 gene encoding cytochrome b5, with product MVDLPRYTLKEVAKQDGKDRDRVWIVIYDMVYDVTDYMSKHPGGPELIEEYAGQDATRGFDDFGHSSDAKRILKNFLVGELTEQDKISNRSKKGRSSNEGKVTAKNGQRRFLSILCGKCTT from the exons ATGGTCGATCTTCCGCGATACACGTTGAAGGAAGTGGCGAAACAGGATGGAAAGGATAGAGACAGAGTCTGGATAGTGATCTACGATATGGTGTATGATGTGACTGATTATATGAGTAAG CATCCTGGAGGACCAGAACTGATCGAAGAATACGCAGGTCAGGATGCAACCAGAGGATTCGATGACTTTGGCCATTCTAGTGATGCTAAACGAATACTGAAGAACTTTCTCGTTGGCGAATTAACAGAA caAGACAAAATAAGCAACAGAAGCAAAAAGGGTAGAAGTTCTAACGAAGGGAAAGTAACAGCGAAAAACGGTCAAAGAAG atttttatcaatattatgCGGAAAATGTACGACTTGA